The Saprospiraceae bacterium genome contains the following window.
TTATTTGCATCCCCGTTATTTGAGGATTTATCAGCACGCAAACCTACAGTTACTATAAGTTTATCGTCCCAGTTGACCTCTTCCTGTGCAAAAAAACCACGGTCCTTTTGAATCACTTTAGTTTGCAACACAGAAACAGATCCAGCTTGATTTAAATTAGATTGAGACCCAATCAGAAAGTTGGATTTATTAAGAATTGAATTCTGATCAAAATTTTCAGCAGTCAATCCTATTTGAGTTCTCAATCCAATACTTCCAGGTTGCCATTGATGTACTATAAATGCACCAAAATTTTTATTTGTATTTAAGGTAGTACCTAAAATGGATGCGCCATTGGTTCCGTTCCCATCTTTTTGCCATTGCAAGGTACTAGGTGCTAAAACTGTTGTCAACAAAGTATAGTAATCCAATCCTCCGCGGCCTACTAATTTTAAAGATGACTTTTGACCTTGGTAAAGTGCTATACTTAATGATCCACCAGCAATAAACCGGTTCACATTTTCATTGTTTTTCATAAGCGCACCGGTTTGAAGAAAATTTGACGGTGCATAAGGATTGTTTGGATAGTTTCCTTGATCATCTGCATGCAATTCGGCCCATGCTGGAGTACTTACCAAGGAGACGCCCATGGTGGCTGAGGAATTATCATTATTAAAGAATCCTCTATCTGCTTCACTCTTCATATAATTAGAACTCAATGAAAGATCAATTCGCTTAGAAATTTTACGATCTAAGTTCAATCTAAAGTTCAGTCTTTCGTAACCGGTATTTTTAACAATACCTTCCTCATTCTTATAAGTCATACCGGCAAAATATTTGGTTTTATCATCACCCCCACTAATATTTAAGCGAGTATTTGATAAAAATCCTGTATTGCCATATAATTCATCTTCATAATCATAAATTTTTCCAGCATTTTGAGCTACTGTAAATGCATTTAATCCATTCACTCCAAAATGAGTCCGGGCTTTTGCTGTATCCCATGTACGTGCACCAAGCAAACGGATAGCGCTATTGAATCCAACACTTTGAGAAACATCAATTTTAGTTTTACCAGCTTGTCCACGTTTTGTAGTAATAATTACAACTCCGGCGCCAGCACGGGAACCGTAAATTGCAGCAGCGGAAGCGCCTTTTAAAATTTCAATCCGGTCTATATCTTCCGGATCCAAATCAGCAATTCGATTGGAAGGGTTGTCCTGGTCTCCTGCTGGTCTTCCATGCCTATATGCTAAAGAAAGCGAATTAAGTCCGGAAGCAATCGAAGAATTATCAATATAAACCCCATCGATAATAAATAAAGGCTGAGAATTACCCGTTAATGTAGTGACCCCACGCAACTTGATTGCAATCCCACCGCCTGGAGCGCCGGAATTAGCAACAATATTTGCACCGGTAAATTTTCCATAAAGGGCCCCATCCATAGTTTGTTGGACGGTAGTACCGGTAAGATCTTTGCTTTCAATGGATGCTACTGCATTTGCTGCATTGCTTCTTTTAATTGAAGTAGCCAAGCCCGAAACGATGACTTCGTCCATTACGGTAGCTTTGCCACTTAAAGTGATTTCCTGCATGGATTCACCAGCATTCACTTGTTTTTCGATGTCGGCATACCCGAGATAGGCAATCACCAGAATTGCCGAAGATCCTGGAACTTCCAACGAATATTTCCCATCAAGATCCGTATAGGTTCCTATGGTTGTTCCCTTTACCTGAACGGCAACACCGGTAAGGGGGTTTCCCTTTTCATCCGTAATCTTACCCGATGCAGTAAATTGGGCATTAAGGTTCATGGAAATAAAAAGACCTAACAATAGAATAAGCCTTTTAAACTTAAATTCTTGAAACATAATCGTAAATTTTGGATTAGAAATTTGGACCAAAGTAATCCATTAAATCTAAAAACGTGCCAAAATTCAACAATTAAAAATAAGCTTAAGGCTAAATGCCAAATAATATTTTGTGAGCTTGGAATAATTGCCGTTGAAAACCAAATAAAAATATGAACTTAAAATTAAATTAGACAGCCATTTCTTGTTCTACTGTTATAGGGAGTATCCATCCATGGGTATCGGCAATCCTTCCTTTTCTAATTCCGTTAATTTCATTCTTGAGCAAAGTAGATAAGCCCCATTGGGAGGCATCAAACAATAATTCATTGTTTTTATAGCCGATTCGGTTGACATTTGCAACTACAGCTGCGGTACCAGCGCCGAAAACTTCGATCAATTCTTTATTTTTATAGGCCGCATAGATTTCTTCCATGCTTACGGGTCTTTCTTCAACTTTATACCCTTTATCTTTCAATAAGGTAATGATGCTATCCCGGGTAATCCCTTGCAAAATCGTTCCACTAAGATTGGGTGTCAGTACAACATCTTTGAGGACAAAGAAGATATTCATTGTTCCAACCTCTTGTACATATTTAAATTCATGTGCATCCATCCACATCACCTGATCATACCCTTTATCCTTTGCCAATTTCGTTGGATACAGTGCTGCACCGTAATTACCGGCAGCTTTTGCTTCACCAACTCCCCCATCTACAGCTCTTACATATTTTTCTTCTACCAATAATGAAACAGGTTTATTATAATAAGGACCTGAAGGCAAGTTCATAATCATCAATTTATAGGTATCGGATGAACGTACACCAACAAACTCATCCGTTGCCATCATAACCGGTCTGATATACAATGCACAATCTTCTCCTTTTGGAATCCAGTCTTTATCCAATGCAACCAACTGACATAATGCATCAACAAATAGATCGGTTGGAAATTCTGGCATGCACATTCTATGAGCAGACACATTTAAACGATCTGCATGATCATAGGGTCGAAATAATAATGGGGTCCCATCATCCGTAATGGAGGCTTTCATTCCTTCAAAAATTCCTTGACCATAATGCCAGGCCATTGTTGCTGGATGTAAAGGAATTCGCTCTAATGGACGTATTTCAAAATTTTTCCATTGTTGTCCGTCAAAATCCGCAATAAACATGTGATCTGCAAACACCTTTCCAAAAGGAATGTTGTTGAAATCGACCTCACTAATTCTTGATTGACGGGTCCGCGTGATTTTGATTTTGTGGTCCATATGATTCGTTTTGACAAAAATAATGAAATCTGCTTTGTTTTTATAATTTTTATTTCTTTAATTTACAACAGTTAACGGAAGTTTTGGTTTTGAAAAAAGTAGTCAGTCAATCACACACGTATTCCATCCCTGAAATCAATTCAGTTTCATTGGATCTACTTGATTCGCATTCCTGGTTGGTATTTGTATCCGAAAGCGAACTTGCTCAAACAAACCTAACAGATCTATTAAAGAAAATTGTCCATGCTTTAAATATATCATGGGATCACGATGTGAAAATTAGCCCATTTAATACAACAACTTGCATGCAATTCAATCAATTTGTAAATAGCTCAATAAAATTTATTGTAGGATTTGGTATTAATCCAATGCAATTAAGTTTACAAGGATTTGATACCAAACACCAGGTTTATTCTATTTATAATAAACACTTATTATTTGCAGATTCTCTTGAAACATATTCGAATGATCAATCCAAAAAAGTTTTATGGAAAGCATTACAGGAGATGAAGTCTTAGTTGCCAATAGGTAGGCAATCATTTACAAACTTGAATGAATAATTTAATAATATATTTTCCAAATCGCACTGCAAACACATGAATATTTACTTCTGCTCATGCTTTTATTAATTTATTATATTTTAATTCTTCCAGCGAGTAAGCGAGATGACGCTACGCTCCCATAATTATTTATTCTTAATTTTTAATTCGTAATTGAAATGCTCCTCCTGCTCGCATCTAAAAATCCAAATAAGAAGAAGGAAATGGAAGCCTTCCTTCCAAATGAATATGAAATTAAAGATTTAAATGATTTAAGTTTTGATAAAGAAATTGAAGAAAATGGAAAGAGTCTTGAAGAAAATGCATTGATCAAGGCAAGGTATTTTAAAGAAGCAACTGGTTTAAATTGCATTGCTGAAGATTCCGGTTTGGAAGTTACTGCATTAGATAATGAACCAGGAATCTATTCTGCGCGTTATGCAGGATTGCAAAAAAGTGATCAGGATAATATCAAATTACTTTTATTTAAATTGAACGGACAGTCAAATCGCGATGCTCAATTTCGTACAATTATAGCATGTATACTGGATGACCAGGAATATTTGTTTGAAGGTATTATTAAAGGAGTCATTGCAGAAAATCCGCGAGGTGATTCTGGATTTGGATATGATCCCGTTTTCATACCAGTTGGATACAATCAAACGTTTGCTGAATTAGGGATTGAAACCAAAACAAAAATCAGTCATCGTACGGAAGCACTCAAAAAATTAATTCACCATCTTGAGGATTATAAATAAAAATCTAAAATCGTACAACCAGCCAAAACGACACTGGCAATTCCATTGGTAGTAAAAAAAGCTAGATTGATTTTACTTAAATCACCCCGACTAATAATCCGGTGTTGAATAAATAATAAAACAATAAATGCACTGCTTCCCAAATAACTTAAATAATTTAAACCGAATTCCTGATGAAGAATCCAAGCACCTATAATGATACTTACAGCGCAAACCAGATGCAAACAACTTGAAACTAACAAGGCTTTGGACATTCCAAAGCGAGCTGGAATGGAATACAATTGGTGTTCCTGATCAAAGCGAATGTCTTGTAATGCATAAATAATATCAAAACCTGCAACCCAACAGATTACTGCAACGGAATAAAGGATAGGCAAAAAGTGAAAATGACCTGTTACCGCCAAATAGGCCCCAATAGGTGCTAAGGATAATCCCAAGCCTAAAAACACATGGCAAAACCAAGAAAAACGTTTGGTATAACTATATCCTAATACAATTAACAAAGCAATTGGAGACAACAGAAAACAAAGCCAATTTATAAAGTAGGCTGATACTAAAAATACAAGGGCATTGAATGCAACAAATAGCAAAGCATGTTTAGATGATATAATACCAGAGGGTATTTCCCGAATCACCGTCCGGGGATTTAATTTATCAATATCCCGGTCTGCCCATCGATTGAAAGCCATCGCAGCATTTCGTGCTGTTACCATACAAATTAATACCAAAGCAAAAAGTTGCCAATCCAAAATACCATTTCCCATGGCTTTGGTGCCAATAATAAATCCAATTGCAGCAAACGGCAAGGCAAATACCGTATGACTAAATTTAACCAATGATAAATAATTCTGAATTTGTTTCATATTCGTATAAACAAAAAACCCACCCTGTAAAAACAGGATGGGCCTCTATAAGTTTTGAAAATAAAGCTTATTTTATTGCTGGAGTAGCCGGTGTTTTAGGAGCTTTAGGATCTTTTTTTACAACACCTGTAATTGTCAAATAGGTTTGTGGAGGATTGGTGTTTGCAGTAACAGTAACTTTTTTAGTTTGTTTTGAACCATCATCACTGCCTTTGCCTTTAGAATCAAATTCAACTTTGATTTCACTGGTAGCACCTGGAGCAACTGGCTCTCTTGGCCAATCTGGAACTGTACAACCACAGCTTCCTTTTGCATCAGATATAATTAATGGCTCGCTTCCAGTGTTTTTAAATTTGAATGCATATTTTACGTGCTCACCTTCAACGATTTCACCAAAGTCATAAACCATTTCTGTAAACTCCATTGATGTAGTTGGGCCTGTTGGAGCAGCCGCAGCAGCACCTTCAGCAGCCATAATAGTTCCTGGCTCTGCGCTTGGTAAACCAGCTGCATTTGCAGCAGTACCTGCTTCAGTAGTAGCAGCTGCATCGGTACCAGCAGCTTTGTCATTCTTGCAAGAAGTGATTCCTACAAGGGCTACAAAAAGACCAAAAGAAAAGAATTTTAAATTTTTCATGATTTAAATATGATTTTTTACTTGTTAGATTGAGAATGTAAAATTAACCTACCTTAAAGTAACACCATTTATTCTATTTCAAATGTATTGTTAATGATTACTAAAACCTGATTTTTGATTGAATCCAAAGATCAAATTCTGCAATCGACTTTGTATTCAAACAATTATTCTTTGTCAAGCCTCCCTTTCGTGCTGAAAGAACGCCGTAACGGATATCCCGGATGCCTTTCAAATTATGTGCATCTGGATTGATGGATACTTTCAAGCCTTTTTCCATGGCATAAGGGATCCAAGTCCAATCCATATCAAGACGTAGCGGATTGGCATTCAACTCCATTACCACTTCATTTGCAATACAGCTATCAATCAATTCTTTAAATCGCAACGGATAGCCTTTTCTGGATAATAATAAACGGCCCGTTGGATGTCCCAATATTCTAGTAAATGGATTTTCAATGGCTTT
Protein-coding sequences here:
- a CDS encoding SusC/RagA family TonB-linked outer membrane protein translates to MFQEFKFKRLILLLGLFISMNLNAQFTASGKITDEKGNPLTGVAVQVKGTTIGTYTDLDGKYSLEVPGSSAILVIAYLGYADIEKQVNAGESMQEITLSGKATVMDEVIVSGLATSIKRSNAANAVASIESKDLTGTTVQQTMDGALYGKFTGANIVANSGAPGGGIAIKLRGVTTLTGNSQPLFIIDGVYIDNSSIASGLNSLSLAYRHGRPAGDQDNPSNRIADLDPEDIDRIEILKGASAAAIYGSRAGAGVVIITTKRGQAGKTKIDVSQSVGFNSAIRLLGARTWDTAKARTHFGVNGLNAFTVAQNAGKIYDYEDELYGNTGFLSNTRLNISGGDDKTKYFAGMTYKNEEGIVKNTGYERLNFRLNLDRKISKRIDLSLSSNYMKSEADRGFFNNDNSSATMGVSLVSTPAWAELHADDQGNYPNNPYAPSNFLQTGALMKNNENVNRFIAGGSLSIALYQGQKSSLKLVGRGGLDYYTLLTTVLAPSTLQWQKDGNGTNGASILGTTLNTNKNFGAFIVHQWQPGSIGLRTQIGLTAENFDQNSILNKSNFLIGSQSNLNQAGSVSVLQTKVIQKDRGFFAQEEVNWDDKLIVTVGLRADKSSNNGDANKLYYYPKASIAANITKLANCANDHLSDLKLRVAYGQSGNFARFGSIYTPLNSIVIDGSTGSIIGRTLGFSELGPEKQTEIETGFDLGLFKNRMLLDFTYYIKNIEDLVLQVQVPGSTGFTNRWLNAAELKNNGIEIGLAVNAIQRRNFNWNTRFGFWKNTATIENLKVPAFNEGGFAPILGVFKIEEGKSPTQIVGTTSDTSDSDGLRVWGDAEPDFNLSWSNNLSFGNFDLSFLFHWKKGGENINLTTLLSDLSGTSADYDEKNLDPANKLNNGDYRVSQLGSSAHVFIEDASYIRLREIGLTYKLPKAMFNDKAQVKIGISGRNLINIFDYNSYDPEVSNFGIRAISNAIEVTPFPSSKSLVFTIGATF
- a CDS encoding branched-chain amino acid aminotransferase; translation: MDHKIKITRTRQSRISEVDFNNIPFGKVFADHMFIADFDGQQWKNFEIRPLERIPLHPATMAWHYGQGIFEGMKASITDDGTPLLFRPYDHADRLNVSAHRMCMPEFPTDLFVDALCQLVALDKDWIPKGEDCALYIRPVMMATDEFVGVRSSDTYKLMIMNLPSGPYYNKPVSLLVEEKYVRAVDGGVGEAKAAGNYGAALYPTKLAKDKGYDQVMWMDAHEFKYVQEVGTMNIFFVLKDVVLTPNLSGTILQGITRDSIITLLKDKGYKVEERPVSMEEIYAAYKNKELIEVFGAGTAAVVANVNRIGYKNNELLFDASQWGLSTLLKNEINGIRKGRIADTHGWILPITVEQEMAV
- the rdgB gene encoding RdgB/HAM1 family non-canonical purine NTP pyrophosphatase, producing MLLLLASKNPNKKKEMEAFLPNEYEIKDLNDLSFDKEIEENGKSLEENALIKARYFKEATGLNCIAEDSGLEVTALDNEPGIYSARYAGLQKSDQDNIKLLLFKLNGQSNRDAQFRTIIACILDDQEYLFEGIIKGVIAENPRGDSGFGYDPVFIPVGYNQTFAELGIETKTKISHRTEALKKLIHHLEDYK
- a CDS encoding 4-hydroxybenzoate octaprenyltransferase — translated: MKQIQNYLSLVKFSHTVFALPFAAIGFIIGTKAMGNGILDWQLFALVLICMVTARNAAMAFNRWADRDIDKLNPRTVIREIPSGIISSKHALLFVAFNALVFLVSAYFINWLCFLLSPIALLIVLGYSYTKRFSWFCHVFLGLGLSLAPIGAYLAVTGHFHFLPILYSVAVICWVAGFDIIYALQDIRFDQEHQLYSIPARFGMSKALLVSSCLHLVCAVSIIIGAWILHQEFGLNYLSYLGSSAFIVLLFIQHRIISRGDLSKINLAFFTTNGIASVVLAGCTILDFYL
- a CDS encoding DUF1573 domain-containing protein encodes the protein MKNLKFFSFGLFVALVGITSCKNDKAAGTDAAATTEAGTAANAAGLPSAEPGTIMAAEGAAAAAPTGPTTSMEFTEMVYDFGEIVEGEHVKYAFKFKNTGSEPLIISDAKGSCGCTVPDWPREPVAPGATSEIKVEFDSKGKGSDDGSKQTKKVTVTANTNPPQTYLTITGVVKKDPKAPKTPATPAIK